In Phoenix dactylifera cultivar Barhee BC4 chromosome 1, palm_55x_up_171113_PBpolish2nd_filt_p, whole genome shotgun sequence, the genomic stretch CCAACGGCTTCAAGGTCAGATGCCTCAATCTCTCACGAGCAGTTTACCTTGCATGCCATTCCACCAGCGGTGCCAAACTATACCATGCATTTGTCTTTTAGGCTTGCCTTTCCTTATTTTTTCCCCCTTGCAAGAGATGAATTGATAAATGCTTCCTTTGTCCATCTTTTGTAGGCCCGAACAAGACCACCGAGTTGAGCGAAGTCAGGAGAGGGGGAGAGTGTGAGGACTCGGGTGCTCGGAGGAAGGAGAACCACAAAGGAGAGGGTGGTCCAGCTGGTGGTGCACCTGGTGGTGCAGCTGGTGGTACACCTGGTGGTGCAGCTGGTGATGCAGCTGCCGGGAGAAATCCCGGCAGTGCAAATTCCGATTATAGTCGGTCACAACATGGACATCACAGTGCTGCACTGCAGATGCAAGTGCGATATACTTCCCACCTATCCGCCATCCCTAGTATTTGGTTGATCCTTGtacttcttttcttctattaaTTTCTCAGGGCTTACATCCATTTATCATCGAAAGTGTGGTGTTCTAAATTGCATTCTATGATGATGACTGCTGTTAGATTGCAATCTATATATAGTGATGATCATCTCATGTATCTTTCATTTTCAGTAAACAGCAGAATGTACGTAATTTCATTTTCCTTGTTGATATGAaccatttagaaaaaaataacagTCTAAAGAAGAGATGGGTGGCTTCAAGGTGGAAAACTTGCATAAAATTCAGACTACTTTCGTCTTCAGCAAAACAAAAACATTCAAGTTGATTGAGAGTTGGCTCTGCATTAAGCCATAACTTGGCCACAAACTTTTTCAGCACAAGATTTCATAGGTATAAGATTCGATCTTCTAATTTCTTTAATTAATGCACTCCCGCATCATTAATTAGTGGAAGGAGTcattcatgcatctttggaagctCTTGGCTCAATAAATCTGCAGGGAACGAAGTCAGTGATGCCCAcaagtgttatttatttatctatcaAGCAGAAGTGTCCGTGGATTTTAGTTATACGAGTGGTGCTTCCGAAGGTACCCCTGAGGTCCGTTGTTTGCAGATCATCCGGTGTAATTTTATGAGATAAGTGTTTGCAGATCATATGGTACCCCAAAAGTAAGTTTTATTATATACAGGCcctccaatatatttatttagtccCTGTACTCAAGTTTCGTTACAGAATAGTACACTGATAATTATGTATTGCTCCCTGCAATGAATTGTATTGCATAAATAATCAATTTAGATGCTTGCTTATGATGAATCatgattatttaaattgttcatattttcatgattaagGGTCATACATGTATAAGACAAGCTAAAGCATCTTATGTAGAAAAAGATATAAAGTTGattaaatttttgcatatatgtGGTGATGAGCCAAAGTATCCCATAAATTTTTGAATGCTTTAATTTAGTCAATAAAAGGTCTTTTATCACCATCTCATGAAATTGAACACTTGCATCATGCATAATGACCCGACCCCAAAAGGAAGTCATTATACAAGGTTAATAATGGGATAAAATAATGTTATtagtatgatatttatgatgaaaTCTTGTTGCCAAAAGGCCTTGAATTCTTTGATATTTAGTGAAATTATCCATTGAATAATGGTGTCTAAGAAAAACTTATCAAAAAGGCCtatgtgcctaagaaaggctggtacttaagtgagtctagtgctccaccaccgatctgaagctgatctggctgttattctttggatttttcaacTAGACATCTAAAGTTCATTAACTATTATACTTAATGCATTAGTTTTATCATAAAGGGGTAAATCATgtaaagttattatttgggataATTAAGATGAATTATAATAATTCATATAAGGTATTTATCCCATTAAAGCTTTATGTTGATACcgttttttaaagaaaatgtcATGATAATTTGAGAGTAGCCAcaacatcttaaattattatgatgTGTAATTTGGATCACATTCAGAGTCGTGAGAcaaaattaaggaattaaatggTATCTAATATTGCAATTAAGTCTTAATTGAGATAAGATAGTGGATTCATTACTGAAATGAGAATTTTCTATGTCCACAAATAAtgaaaatttcttatttttagtgTGTGATATTTACTAGTCTTATTAATAAAGTTTAAGTAAATTCAATACATGTTGCAACCTTTGTCCACAGGGAGGTTTGAATTTACTGTAATTTTGGAAATGTTTCATAGCATAATATGTTATTGGTTTTTACAGTTATTCTTACTGCATTTTTGAGTACTGAATCATCTCAAGTTCCTTTACTGAGTGATGATAATTATTCTAACTGGAAAGATAAAATTTTGTTGACTTTGGGGGGCATGGACCTTGACTTAGTGCTTCGTGTGGATGAACCATCCGTCCCCACGGA encodes the following:
- the LOC120104083 gene encoding translation initiation factor IF-2-like; amino-acid sequence: MKTIILSWLLLVLLLQSLWCSAMKMPIPEGSGPHQLPQLPQGQRLQGPNKTTELSEVRRGGECEDSGARRKENHKGEGGPAGGAPGGAAGGTPGGAAGDAAAGRNPGSANSDYSRSQHGHHSAALQMQVRYTSHLSAIPSIWLILVLLFFY